DNA from Brachyspira aalborgi:
AAAGCGCCTTCGGGTTCTCTAACAATCACATCATCCATTTTTGAAAGTTCTTCAAATAATATTTTTCTTCTGTTATCGTATTCTTTTTTAGCGCTTTCAAAATAATTGGAAGGCAAATCGTATAAAGCCGCAGCGCCAATCATTTCAAGAGTAGGCATTGATAATCTTGCCTGACATTCTCTAAATACGGCGTTCATAAAATTTTTATTTTTACTTATTATACATCCTACTCTAGCGCCGCAAGCGGAAAATCTTTTTGAAATTGAATCTATTATAATAACATTTTCGGCTATATCTTTATAAGTTCCCATACTTACGGCTTCTCTATCTCCGTAAACAAATTCTCTATAAACTTCATCGCTTATAATAAACATATTATACTTTTTAGATATATAAGCTATATCATCCAATTCTTTTTTTGTAAATACTACTCCCGTAGGATTATTAGGATTTGCAAATATATATGCTTTTGTTTTTTTAGTAATATGTTTTTCTATTTCGTCTCTATTTGGAAGATGAAAACCGTCTTCGGCATAAGTTCTAACGGCATTTCTTTTTATAGAAAGCAAATCGCAAAAACTATTATAATTTGCATAATAAGGTTCGGCTACCAATATTTCATCGCCTTCGTCAAATATTGCAAATAAACTAAAAAGCACAGCTTCGCTTCCGCCAGCGGTTATTATTATTTCGTCCTCTTCGTAATGAAGTCCCATTTTATTATAATATTCTTGTATTTTTTGAATAAGCTCTTTACTTCCTCTCGAATGAGAATAGCCTAAAGTTTTTCCGTTATATTTTTCTATCGCTTCAAAAAATTTTTTAGGCGTTTCAATATCGGGCTGTCCTATATTAAGATGATAAATTTTAATTCCTTTTTTTTCGCTCTCTTCCGCATAAGGATTTAATTTTCTTGTCGGCGAAGTTTTTAACGCTTGAATTCTTTTAGATAGCTCCATTTTTATCTCCAAAATTTTATTATATATAGTAATTTAATCATATAGAATATACTAAAATAATTAAATTGTCAATATTTATTTTTAAGATAATTATTATAAAATACTTGAAAAAAACGATTTTATATTATAAACTATTATAAATTCTTTTAATATATTTTTAAAAATAATCTATAAAATGATAATAACGGAGATAAAATGAGAAAAGTTGCCAATATATTGTTATTGATTTTAATATTTTTAGTTTTTAATTCTTTAGCTTTCGCTATAGACGATATTGTCGATAAAGATAATTTGTATAATTTAATTGAAGGCGTAACTTCTTCAAGAGCGGGAACTGACAGAATAGGAACGATATACGATTTTTCGCCATTAATGGAAAAAAATACGCCTTTTAAATTAGGTTTTACATTGCTTGATTTAAGTCATATAGTCGATAACAAAACCGTTATAAGCAACCAAAGGATATTTGCTTTTTTGCCAAAAGGTTTTATAGGTTTAAGTTATGGAATATTCGGAATCGGTTATCAATTTAGTTTATATAACGATTTAAGCTCAAATAAATCGCCGATAGCTCATAGTCATTCTTTAGCTTTAGGAATTGCAATGGAAAAATACAGATTTAATTTGCCAATTTCGGTTTCTATTGCCGATAAAAATTATTACGGCGGAAGATTATCGATAAGCACGACTCCTAAATTTTCTTTTATGTTTAGAGGCGGTTTAATGAATGAATTTTCTATTTCTTTGCATTATGGAATTCAACTTTCTTCAATAACTAATGAAATATCGAAAACTTCAATAGCTCCTATGGTTATAGGATTTTCTTTATTTGGCGATATTATGCTTACAAGATTTGATAATTATCCCGTTCAAATAAGTTTGCCCGTAAAACTTGCATTTTATTATGGAATCGAAAGCAGATGGGCTACTATAGACGCGGGATATGCGGAAGATTCTTTGACTAATTATTTATATGACGATAATGGCGGACGCTCTTCTAGTAGCATTAGAATATACGCTTTGCTTCCTGCAAAGTTTGAGGCAAAATTGGGAGCGATATATGTTTATGCAATGCCTCGATTAATGTTTGAATGCGATATTTATAAAGTGGATAGATTATATAATCTTCATTACGGAATGGAAGGAGAGTTAAGAATTACTCCCGTTGAGAATATGACTTTCGGATTAACGGCTTATGGAGAAGGCAAAAGCATAATGAAAAAGAATGCCGAATTTGAAATAAAGAACGGATTTGGCGCTGGTTTGGATGTTTGGGGAATTTGGAGATATTAAACTCTGTTCTTTTGAAAGAATCGCTATAGTCTTAAATATTATTTCGTATGAATGCATCGTTAAAGTTGGATAAAAGCATCTCTTAATGGCTATATTTTTATAAAATAAAAAGTTTAAATAAAATTTTTATATTCAGATTTTGATAAAAAAATACAAACAGATTTGCATGCTTTTACAAAATAGACGCATAAAATAAAAACTAATTTTTTATAATAGCAAATTGCAATATCTCATGCTGTTAAACTTTTTTCTGTCTATTATCTACAAAGTATAGGTAATAATAATATTTTCTATTTTCTCTTTTTTACTTTAATTTTTTTATTTGATTTATTCGACTTTTTAGATTTATCAATCTTAAATACAAAATCAAAAACTTCTTCAACCTGTTTTACCAAATGAAAAGTCAAGCCCTTTTTAACTTTATCTGGAATCTCGTCTAAATCTCTTTTATTTTCAAAAGGAATTATAATATGCTTGATAAATCCGAGTCGTTTCGCCGCGATAGTTTTTTCTTTGAGTCCGCCGATTGGAAGAACTTTTCCGTTTAAAGAAAGCTCGCCCGTCATCGCCGTATCGTTTCTTATTACTTTATTCATTGCCAAAGATAATAAAGCCGTAGCCATAGTTATTCCCGCCGAAGGACCGTCTTTTGGAGTAGCGCCTTCTGGAACATGCAAATGAATTATAGCGTCTGTAAAATAATCTTCAGAAACGCCATAATTTTTAGCGATACTTCTAACATAACTATAAGCAATTTGAACGCTTTCAGTCATAACTTCGCCAAGTTGTCCTGTCATATTTATTGAACCGCCGTCTTTT
Protein-coding regions in this window:
- a CDS encoding pyridoxal phosphate-dependent aminotransferase, with translation MELSKRIQALKTSPTRKLNPYAEESEKKGIKIYHLNIGQPDIETPKKFFEAIEKYNGKTLGYSHSRGSKELIQKIQEYYNKMGLHYEEDEIIITAGGSEAVLFSLFAIFDEGDEILVAEPYYANYNSFCDLLSIKRNAVRTYAEDGFHLPNRDEIEKHITKKTKAYIFANPNNPTGVVFTKKELDDIAYISKKYNMFIISDEVYREFVYGDREAVSMGTYKDIAENVIIIDSISKRFSACGARVGCIISKNKNFMNAVFRECQARLSMPTLEMIGAAALYDLPSNYFESAKKEYDNRRKILFEELSKMDDVIVREPEGAFYVLAKLPVKNAEDFAIWLLKDFNIDGETVMFAPGEGFYATDGLGVDEVRICYSLDAKDLKKAMNILKEGLIKYRKEVEK
- a CDS encoding cell surface protein yields the protein MRKVANILLLILIFLVFNSLAFAIDDIVDKDNLYNLIEGVTSSRAGTDRIGTIYDFSPLMEKNTPFKLGFTLLDLSHIVDNKTVISNQRIFAFLPKGFIGLSYGIFGIGYQFSLYNDLSSNKSPIAHSHSLALGIAMEKYRFNLPISVSIADKNYYGGRLSISTTPKFSFMFRGGLMNEFSISLHYGIQLSSITNEISKTSIAPMVIGFSLFGDIMLTRFDNYPVQISLPVKLAFYYGIESRWATIDAGYAEDSLTNYLYDDNGGRSSSSIRIYALLPAKFEAKLGAIYVYAMPRLMFECDIYKVDRLYNLHYGMEGELRITPVENMTFGLTAYGEGKSIMKKNAEFEIKNGFGAGLDVWGIWRY